From the genome of Desulfobotulus pelophilus, one region includes:
- a CDS encoding acetyl-CoA hydrolase/transferase family protein — MNYQKEYQQKLVTAEEAVKCIRSGDRVDYSFMTTKPIACDAALAARHAELSNVEVYAAITVLPVPEVVKHPDTFIYHDLHFSKISRIIQRDFNLCYYFPIMYHEAGKWFRDNIAKQHHVFIAQVCPMDEHGYFNFSLTNSVSLANAHHCEKVILEINPNLPVALGGFEESIHISDVDYIVEVKEDMPVFEAPAADPTEVDRQIAEHVMGFIHDGCCIQLGIGGMPDAVGKMIATSDLKNLGGHTEMLSEAYVDMIESGRMTGIHKPFDKCRVPYTFALGPKRLYDFINNNPAVASYPAQYTNDPRRIAQIDNFISINNAVEVDLYTQVNAESADIHQISGNGGMWDFVMGAQWSKGGKSLICLASTATNKEGERISRIVPHFDPCSITTIPRQQVDTIVTEYGAAEVRARSTWERAEMMVNIAHPDFRDELVKKAEAQKIWKRSNKKDA, encoded by the coding sequence ATGAATTACCAGAAAGAGTACCAGCAGAAACTCGTTACGGCAGAAGAAGCGGTCAAATGCATCCGATCCGGAGACCGCGTGGACTACAGCTTCATGACCACCAAGCCCATTGCCTGCGATGCGGCACTGGCCGCCCGCCATGCCGAACTGAGCAATGTAGAAGTGTACGCAGCCATCACCGTACTCCCGGTTCCGGAAGTGGTGAAACATCCGGATACCTTCATCTATCACGATCTCCATTTCAGCAAAATCAGCCGTATTATCCAACGGGATTTCAATCTCTGCTACTATTTTCCCATCATGTACCACGAAGCAGGCAAGTGGTTCCGGGACAACATTGCCAAACAGCACCATGTGTTCATTGCCCAGGTCTGTCCCATGGATGAACATGGATACTTCAACTTTTCCCTCACCAACTCAGTCAGCCTTGCCAATGCCCATCACTGCGAAAAGGTAATCCTTGAAATCAACCCCAACCTCCCCGTTGCACTGGGCGGTTTTGAAGAATCCATTCATATTTCTGATGTGGATTATATTGTTGAAGTCAAAGAAGATATGCCTGTTTTTGAAGCTCCTGCAGCGGATCCCACAGAAGTGGACCGCCAGATCGCAGAACATGTCATGGGCTTTATCCACGATGGCTGCTGCATTCAGCTGGGAATTGGCGGCATGCCCGATGCCGTTGGTAAAATGATTGCCACATCCGACCTCAAAAATCTTGGCGGGCATACGGAAATGCTCTCTGAAGCCTATGTGGACATGATTGAATCCGGACGCATGACAGGCATTCACAAGCCCTTTGACAAATGCCGGGTGCCCTATACCTTTGCCCTCGGTCCCAAACGACTCTACGATTTCATCAATAATAATCCGGCGGTAGCCTCCTATCCTGCCCAGTACACCAATGATCCCCGCCGAATTGCCCAAATTGACAACTTTATCTCCATCAACAATGCCGTTGAGGTGGATCTGTACACACAGGTAAATGCGGAAAGTGCCGACATTCATCAGATTTCCGGCAATGGCGGCATGTGGGACTTCGTCATGGGTGCGCAGTGGTCCAAGGGCGGCAAAAGTCTGATCTGCCTGGCATCCACCGCCACCAACAAGGAAGGCGAACGCATCTCCCGCATTGTGCCGCACTTTGACCCCTGCTCCATCACGACCATCCCCCGGCAACAGGTGGACACCATCGTCACCGAGTATGGTGCGGCCGAAGTTCGGGCGCGCTCCACATGGGAACGCGCCGAAATGATGGTCAACATAGCCCATCCGGATTTCCGTGACGAGCTGGTCAAAAAAGCCGAAGCCCAGAAAATCTGGAAGCGCTCCAACAAAAAAGACGCCTGA
- a CDS encoding efflux RND transporter permease subunit: MNLTRLAIEKNRISLVVLLIIIIGGVQAYRDLPRDYDPGFVLRVARVVTFFPGASPERVEQLVTDKLEKVIQEIPELDYVKSQSSTGVSIIDVWVQERYRDMRPVWDNLRRKVERAASDLPEGAFRPIVNDEFSDVFGTLIAITGRDFTYRELKTVADEVRDALLMLDEVAKVDLYGVQDERIFVEYSNARLAEMGMSPYQLMGIMKARNIIIPGGSIDVEGERIVLEPSGNLDTLEDLRQTVVQVPGRAEMIFLGDMVDVRRAYADPPAAMMRSNGLPAIGLALSMRQGGNLIQLGDAVTGLLEQVRFHYPLGIDFELVNFAPGEVQEKVSLFQKNLFQAVLMVLGITLVVLGLRTGLVVAALIPMVMLMTLMMMAFLHIGIDQMSLASLVIALGMLVDNAIVMSESIMVRMEEGEGPVPAAIASARELTVPLLTSSLATAASFLPIFLAKSTTGEYTAPLFKVVSIALFSSWVLSMTLIPLLSTMILKVGRGKEGRKTYDKGFYGMYRHMLGFSLRHRGLSLFAVLVVFVMVMFTFRYLPVIFFPPSDRLFFKAELELPPGSTIESTEAMVRDVESFMEAHFRSDGMGFNGIAGWVTHIGQGGPRFLLTHMPKQGVPHYALMIINLENLDDMDRVMADMGTYIRKHYPDAKVELRRIQNGPPVEDPVQIRISGRDSEKLAAIVEGVKERLSEEEGVRDISDDWGRRIKKFVVRVNQPRSRMAGVSSQDIAISLQAGLSGFTLTEFREGDQLIPVSLRSLAADRKDLGKLENLQVYSQAAGRSVPLAQVADIDIVWQPSEVLRRDRLRTVTVSSGLFPGYTANEVMRHMRPWLDAELTSWGMGYRYAFGGETEKSIQANAAIMEQVPVGAFIILMLLMLQFNSFRKTLIIMTTIPLGLIGVVSGLHLTGLYFGFMTLLGIISLSGIVVNNAIVLLDRIRIESEQHGRRLQEAIVEAACRRMRPIFVSAATTALGMVPLLWGGGPIWAPMAVAIIFGLIFSTVLTLGVVPVLYALLFRVRF; this comes from the coding sequence ATGAACCTGACCCGTCTTGCCATTGAAAAAAACAGAATATCGCTGGTTGTGTTGCTTATTATTATTATAGGGGGAGTGCAGGCCTACAGGGATCTGCCAAGGGACTATGATCCCGGATTTGTGCTTCGTGTAGCCAGGGTGGTGACTTTTTTTCCCGGCGCGTCCCCTGAACGTGTGGAGCAGCTGGTAACGGATAAGCTTGAAAAGGTTATTCAGGAAATACCGGAGTTGGATTATGTGAAAAGTCAGTCTTCAACGGGTGTTTCCATTATCGATGTCTGGGTACAGGAGCGGTACAGGGACATGCGGCCAGTCTGGGATAACCTGCGACGTAAGGTTGAAAGGGCGGCATCGGATCTGCCGGAAGGCGCCTTCCGGCCCATCGTGAATGACGAGTTTTCCGATGTGTTTGGTACATTGATTGCCATAACGGGCAGAGATTTTACCTACAGAGAGTTGAAAACTGTGGCGGATGAAGTCCGGGATGCCCTTCTCATGTTGGATGAAGTGGCCAAAGTCGATCTGTATGGAGTGCAGGATGAACGGATTTTTGTGGAGTACAGCAATGCCCGTCTGGCGGAGATGGGTATGTCTCCCTATCAGCTGATGGGTATAATGAAAGCAAGAAACATCATTATTCCAGGGGGCTCCATTGATGTTGAGGGAGAGAGAATTGTACTGGAGCCTTCGGGTAACCTGGATACACTGGAGGATCTCCGTCAGACCGTGGTGCAGGTACCCGGGCGCGCGGAAATGATTTTTCTCGGTGACATGGTGGATGTCAGAAGAGCCTATGCGGACCCTCCTGCTGCAATGATGCGAAGCAATGGTCTGCCTGCCATCGGCCTTGCTCTGTCCATGCGCCAGGGAGGGAATCTCATTCAGCTGGGTGACGCCGTAACGGGGCTTCTGGAGCAGGTTCGTTTTCATTATCCCCTTGGTATTGACTTTGAGCTGGTTAACTTTGCTCCTGGTGAGGTTCAGGAAAAGGTTTCCCTTTTTCAGAAAAATCTGTTTCAGGCCGTGCTGATGGTGCTGGGTATCACGCTGGTGGTGCTGGGGCTTCGTACGGGGCTTGTCGTGGCTGCCCTGATTCCTATGGTCATGCTCATGACCCTTATGATGATGGCTTTTCTCCATATCGGTATAGATCAGATGAGCCTTGCTTCCCTTGTGATTGCGCTTGGGATGCTGGTAGATAATGCCATTGTCATGAGTGAATCCATCATGGTGCGCATGGAGGAGGGGGAAGGGCCTGTGCCTGCAGCCATTGCCTCCGCAAGGGAGCTTACGGTTCCCCTCCTGACTTCTTCTCTGGCAACGGCGGCCTCTTTCCTCCCCATTTTTCTTGCAAAGTCCACCACCGGTGAATATACAGCCCCCCTTTTCAAGGTTGTGAGCATTGCCCTTTTTTCTTCATGGGTTCTTTCCATGACCCTCATCCCCCTGCTTTCCACGATGATCCTGAAGGTTGGCAGGGGAAAGGAGGGTAGAAAAACCTATGATAAAGGTTTTTACGGAATGTATCGCCATATGCTGGGCTTTTCACTGCGGCACAGAGGTCTTAGTCTTTTTGCCGTACTGGTTGTCTTTGTAATGGTCATGTTCACCTTCCGCTATCTGCCCGTGATTTTTTTCCCTCCTTCGGACCGTCTGTTTTTTAAAGCGGAGCTGGAACTTCCTCCCGGCAGCACCATAGAGAGTACGGAAGCCATGGTCAGGGACGTGGAGTCTTTCATGGAGGCACATTTCCGGTCAGATGGGATGGGGTTCAATGGTATAGCAGGTTGGGTCACCCATATCGGTCAGGGAGGTCCCCGGTTTCTTCTTACCCATATGCCCAAGCAGGGGGTCCCCCATTATGCCCTGATGATTATCAACCTGGAAAATCTGGATGATATGGACAGGGTCATGGCGGATATGGGAACCTATATACGGAAACACTACCCCGATGCCAAGGTGGAGCTGAGAAGGATTCAGAATGGCCCGCCTGTGGAAGATCCGGTTCAGATTCGTATATCGGGGCGGGATTCGGAAAAACTGGCCGCCATTGTGGAAGGGGTGAAGGAAAGGCTGTCTGAAGAGGAGGGCGTTCGGGATATATCCGATGACTGGGGAAGAAGAATTAAAAAGTTTGTGGTGAGGGTAAACCAGCCGCGGTCAAGGATGGCAGGCGTTTCCAGTCAGGACATCGCCATTAGTCTGCAGGCAGGCCTGTCTGGCTTCACCCTTACGGAGTTCCGGGAGGGGGATCAGCTGATTCCCGTCAGTCTGCGCAGTCTGGCTGCCGACCGTAAGGATTTGGGTAAGCTTGAGAACCTTCAGGTATACTCTCAGGCCGCTGGCCGCTCCGTTCCCTTGGCCCAGGTGGCGGACATTGACATTGTGTGGCAGCCATCGGAGGTCTTGAGGAGAGACAGGCTGCGTACCGTGACGGTCAGTAGCGGGCTCTTTCCGGGATATACGGCCAATGAGGTGATGCGACATATGCGGCCATGGCTGGATGCGGAGCTGACATCATGGGGAATGGGGTACCGGTATGCCTTTGGAGGTGAAACGGAAAAATCCATACAGGCCAATGCGGCCATTATGGAGCAGGTTCCTGTGGGAGCGTTTATCATTCTCATGCTGCTGATGCTGCAGTTCAATTCGTTTCGAAAAACCCTCATCATCATGACGACCATTCCCCTGGGCCTCATCGGAGTGGTGTCAGGTCTTCATCTGACGGGTCTTTATTTTGGCTTTATGACCTTGCTGGGCATTATATCTTTGTCTGGTATTGTGGTTAACAATGCCATTGTACTGCTGGATCGCATCCGCATTGAATCCGAGCAGCACGGGCGAAGGCTTCAGGAAGCTATTGTGGAAGCTGCCTGTCGCCGGATGCGTCCTATTTTTGTGAGTGCGGCTACAACGGCTCTGGGCATGGTTCCCCTGCTATGGGGTGGGGGCCCTATCTGGGCCCCCATGGCCGTTGCCATTATTTTCGGGCTGATCTTTTCAACCGTACTGACCCTGGGCGTGGTGCCGGTGCTGTATGCGTTGCTTTTTCGGGTACGATTCTAG
- a CDS encoding efflux RND transporter periplasmic adaptor subunit, whose amino-acid sequence MKTVRHAWGLWGMTVAVVLVLGCGNVPDGEMDPPLRPVRYVEIREDDGVRMRTFTGLARAGMVTRMSFRVPGTLQALPVRVGDMLEKGQLIAKLDATDFQLRVQEAEASVSRARAEARNADAVYGRVQALYERRNVSRSELDMARAASESARAAVRSLENHLALARRQLAYTGLNAPDRCGVAAVLVEENENVGAGQAVAVVNCGSRVDVRIAVPAIHISGVREGMAVEVRVDALGQKTFSGVVAEVGLASVGLETTFPVTVRLETRDAGILPGMAAEVMIPMVIHGGAVRVPFRSVGEDERGRFVFCLRVLDNGVAEVVRRDVVLGGMGSDGIEVLEGLVAGDLVVTAGVGRVREGERVKLWEGSLP is encoded by the coding sequence ATGAAGACCGTCAGGCATGCATGGGGTCTGTGGGGTATGACGGTGGCGGTTGTCCTTGTGTTGGGATGCGGGAATGTACCCGATGGAGAAATGGATCCTCCTCTGCGGCCTGTTCGTTATGTGGAGATACGGGAAGATGATGGCGTCCGTATGCGGACATTTACGGGTTTGGCCCGGGCTGGAATGGTCACCCGCATGAGCTTCCGTGTGCCGGGAACCCTGCAGGCTCTGCCTGTCCGTGTGGGGGATATGCTGGAAAAGGGTCAGCTTATTGCAAAACTGGATGCAACGGATTTTCAGCTTCGGGTACAGGAAGCGGAGGCTTCCGTAAGCAGGGCAAGGGCTGAGGCAAGAAACGCCGATGCTGTATATGGAAGGGTGCAGGCATTGTATGAAAGGAGGAATGTCTCTCGCAGTGAGCTGGATATGGCCCGGGCGGCCTCCGAGTCTGCCCGGGCAGCCGTACGATCCCTTGAAAATCATCTGGCTCTTGCCAGACGTCAGCTTGCCTATACCGGGCTGAATGCTCCGGATCGTTGTGGCGTGGCGGCTGTTCTCGTGGAAGAAAACGAGAATGTGGGGGCTGGGCAGGCCGTAGCCGTGGTGAACTGTGGCAGCCGGGTGGATGTGCGGATTGCCGTTCCGGCCATCCATATTTCCGGCGTACGGGAAGGTATGGCTGTGGAGGTGCGGGTGGATGCACTTGGTCAGAAAACTTTTTCCGGTGTGGTTGCGGAAGTGGGGCTTGCTTCCGTGGGTCTGGAAACCACCTTTCCTGTGACGGTTCGACTGGAGACGCGGGATGCGGGTATACTGCCGGGAATGGCTGCCGAAGTGATGATTCCCATGGTGATCCATGGGGGTGCGGTGCGGGTTCCCTTCCGCAGCGTGGGAGAGGATGAGAGGGGACGGTTTGTCTTCTGTCTCAGGGTTCTTGATAATGGAGTGGCGGAGGTGGTGCGCCGCGATGTGGTTCTGGGTGGTATGGGATCCGACGGGATTGAAGTGCTGGAAGGTCTTGTGGCTGGTGACCTTGTGGTGACGGCGGGTGTGGGCCGGGTTCGGGAAGGAGAGCGGGTGAAGCTATGGGAGGGGAGTCTGCCATGA
- a CDS encoding TolC family protein — MGRYLFFTLCLLLAGVQGWAGTALPVVRIAIVEDGPSARYGGVDRLQKEIFDLVGKEFDIRFPEALHFSGNWNIADIRRELRMALGSQEADMVIGAGVIASHILAHERSLPLPGIGAVVIAADLQQFPESGGSSGVKNLNYIKSFENFERDMGAFRKMVPFDRLAVIGDVSILEAIPDLGLRTGMLGKGFDLEIDFVPAVDDANSVLAAISHGVGAVLVTPLQRFSPEEFCRLVDGFIEKGLPSFSLWGREEVERGILAGMAPSQRIDRLARRVALHVQQILLGREAGTLSVAFYPDVDFTVNMETARRIQVYPDWDVLLEADLIHEVPAVTGTHLSLKNAVQEAMAANLDLALAEREKAISRVLARKERASLRPQAGVTVEGQLTDRKNAAASLGRQPEEEVWAAITLRQILFSERSQSLADVADIEVRSREVLERQVRLDIAETAARAFLNALRADRMARIRKQDLDLTRANLVRAKNRREVGYAGPSEVYRWESRLASARKALLDARAGLRQAEIQLNRVLHRRLDAPVYPEDTRVSDPLFFVSDPRIRWFSENPRRMGVFHDFVVAEARDRSPELEQIALAMKAAERSIRAARRAWYIPELVAEGALRQRLVAQGDGSGAMSVDLAPGLPPVHLPEREDFGWQVGLRASYPVFTGGARPAVLDEGLERLEALRTRRLQTAEGLEARMRVALYATEASWPGIRLSGDAAESARNNMNLVTDAYERGVVSAMDLLDAQHALLVAEEMSAASVYDFLKDLMAVQRLLGNVDFSATLEERDAMFVRLKDYYEKNGLSVPGIGKENKP; from the coding sequence ATGGGGCGGTATCTTTTTTTTACCCTGTGCCTGTTGCTGGCCGGTGTGCAGGGCTGGGCAGGGACAGCCTTGCCTGTGGTACGCATTGCTATTGTGGAGGATGGTCCCAGCGCCCGATACGGTGGTGTGGATAGGCTTCAAAAGGAAATCTTTGATCTGGTCGGAAAGGAGTTTGATATCCGTTTCCCAGAAGCCCTTCATTTTTCGGGGAACTGGAACATTGCTGATATCAGAAGGGAGCTAAGAATGGCCCTTGGGAGTCAGGAGGCGGATATGGTGATCGGTGCGGGTGTGATTGCCTCCCATATCCTTGCCCATGAAAGGTCTTTACCCCTTCCTGGCATCGGAGCCGTGGTGATTGCCGCAGACCTGCAGCAGTTTCCCGAAAGCGGGGGAAGCAGCGGTGTGAAGAATCTGAACTACATTAAGTCTTTTGAAAATTTTGAAAGAGATATGGGTGCTTTCCGGAAAATGGTGCCCTTTGACAGGCTGGCGGTGATTGGTGATGTCAGCATTCTGGAGGCGATTCCTGATTTGGGTCTGAGAACTGGTATGCTTGGCAAAGGGTTTGATCTTGAAATAGATTTTGTCCCGGCTGTGGATGATGCCAATAGCGTGCTCGCGGCCATTTCCCATGGAGTGGGGGCTGTTCTGGTTACTCCCCTTCAGCGATTTTCTCCGGAAGAATTTTGTCGTCTTGTGGACGGTTTTATAGAAAAAGGCCTACCTTCTTTCTCTCTCTGGGGGAGGGAGGAGGTGGAAAGGGGAATTCTGGCGGGGATGGCCCCTTCCCAACGCATCGATCGACTGGCAAGGCGGGTGGCTCTTCATGTCCAGCAGATTCTTCTGGGCAGGGAAGCGGGAACCCTTTCCGTTGCGTTTTATCCGGATGTGGATTTTACGGTTAATATGGAAACAGCCCGCCGCATTCAGGTGTATCCGGATTGGGATGTTCTGCTGGAGGCGGACCTTATTCACGAGGTTCCTGCCGTCACCGGGACTCACCTCTCCCTTAAGAATGCGGTTCAGGAGGCCATGGCTGCCAACCTTGATCTGGCCCTTGCGGAAAGGGAAAAGGCCATTAGCCGCGTTCTGGCCAGGAAGGAGCGTGCTTCTCTGCGGCCTCAGGCCGGGGTAACAGTGGAAGGCCAGCTCACGGACAGGAAAAATGCCGCAGCCAGCCTTGGCAGGCAGCCCGAGGAGGAGGTGTGGGCGGCCATTACCCTCCGTCAGATTCTTTTTTCTGAAAGGTCACAAAGCCTTGCGGATGTGGCGGATATTGAGGTCAGAAGCCGTGAAGTACTGGAACGCCAGGTACGTTTGGATATAGCCGAAACCGCGGCCCGCGCTTTTCTGAATGCTCTCCGTGCTGACCGCATGGCCCGCATCAGAAAACAGGATCTGGATCTCACAAGGGCCAATCTGGTAAGGGCGAAAAACCGCAGGGAGGTTGGTTATGCAGGGCCTTCGGAAGTGTACCGGTGGGAAAGCAGGCTGGCATCTGCCCGTAAGGCGTTGTTGGACGCCAGAGCAGGGCTACGGCAGGCGGAGATTCAGCTGAACCGTGTTCTGCACCGACGGCTGGATGCACCGGTATACCCGGAGGATACACGTGTGTCTGATCCTCTGTTTTTTGTCAGCGATCCAAGAATAAGGTGGTTTTCAGAAAATCCCCGCAGGATGGGTGTTTTTCATGATTTTGTGGTGGCCGAAGCCAGGGACCGCTCACCGGAACTGGAACAGATTGCTTTGGCCATGAAGGCTGCGGAAAGGAGTATTCGTGCTGCCAGAAGGGCCTGGTATATTCCGGAGCTTGTTGCGGAGGGTGCCCTCCGTCAGCGCTTGGTTGCACAGGGGGATGGGAGTGGTGCCATGTCCGTGGATCTCGCACCGGGTCTGCCTCCGGTTCATCTCCCGGAAAGAGAGGATTTCGGATGGCAGGTGGGGCTACGGGCTTCCTATCCCGTTTTTACGGGGGGCGCGCGGCCTGCCGTGCTGGATGAAGGGCTGGAAAGGCTGGAGGCTCTCCGTACCCGGAGGCTGCAAACAGCCGAAGGCCTTGAGGCGAGAATGCGGGTTGCCCTGTATGCCACCGAAGCATCCTGGCCGGGAATTCGTCTTTCCGGAGATGCTGCCGAGTCCGCACGGAACAATATGAATCTTGTAACGGATGCTTATGAGCGGGGGGTTGTTTCTGCCATGGATCTTCTGGATGCCCAGCATGCCCTGCTGGTGGCGGAAGAGATGTCCGCAGCCAGTGTATATGATTTTCTGAAAGATCTTATGGCTGTGCAACGCCTTCTGGGAAATGTGGATTTTTCCGCTACCCTTGAGGAGCGGGACGCCATGTTTGTGCGCCTGAAAGACTATTATGAGAAAAACGGCTTGTCTGTTCCCGGAATCGGAAAGGAAAATAAGCCATGA
- a CDS encoding NAD+ synthase, translating into MKIAMAQLNSLVGDLKGNAEKIIRASEKAKEQGADLIVFPELTLTGYPPLDLLERKAFVRANLNICHRLIDHIQGIGIVFGYVAQNPAIHGPGLQNAAIFAKDGKVLADIRKTLLPQYDVFDECRYFASGQPSKPVLYEGFRFGITICEDAWNTGHVQGNKLYPQDPVADIAPGCDILLNLSASPFHVNKIAIRDQLFSGIAKQYGIFVVEVNQAGANDTLVFDGASTAYGPDGQIISRAAVFREDMILTDLHTGTGEIRKLPENPLDQIHEALVTGIRDYLHKCGFSKAVVGSSGGIDSALVLALAAEALGPDNVISIFMPGPYTANENFDDTGRLAQNLGVRHEIVPIQKSMEAMAESAPVFHLEHHGITEQNLQARIRGTLLMAYANHCHAMALPTGNKAEMAVGYSTLYGDMNGALAVLGDVSKTRVWALSRRINEKSGRELIPERIINKVPSAELKPDQTDQDDLPPYEIVDAIVTHHVEDCEDETAITERGYNKEDVQDVISRIRYNEYKRQQAAPVIRITTKSFGYGRRYPMACRLGYDAV; encoded by the coding sequence ATGAAAATAGCTATGGCACAGCTCAACTCTCTGGTGGGCGATCTCAAAGGGAATGCCGAAAAAATCATCCGGGCCAGCGAAAAAGCCAAAGAACAGGGCGCGGACCTTATCGTTTTCCCCGAACTTACCCTGACGGGGTACCCTCCTCTGGACCTTCTGGAAAGAAAAGCCTTTGTGCGGGCCAACCTGAACATATGCCATCGCCTCATTGACCATATCCAGGGCATCGGCATTGTGTTTGGCTATGTTGCTCAAAACCCCGCCATCCATGGCCCCGGCCTTCAGAATGCCGCCATTTTTGCAAAGGACGGCAAGGTACTGGCCGACATCCGCAAAACCCTCCTGCCCCAGTATGATGTATTTGATGAGTGCCGTTACTTTGCATCAGGACAACCGTCAAAACCGGTTTTGTATGAAGGATTCCGCTTCGGCATTACCATCTGTGAGGACGCTTGGAATACCGGACACGTTCAGGGGAATAAGCTTTACCCCCAGGATCCTGTGGCAGACATAGCTCCGGGCTGCGATATTCTCCTGAATCTTTCCGCATCGCCTTTTCATGTGAATAAAATAGCCATCAGGGATCAGCTTTTTTCAGGTATTGCCAAACAATACGGCATCTTTGTGGTGGAAGTAAATCAGGCCGGAGCCAATGACACCCTTGTCTTTGACGGAGCCAGCACGGCCTATGGCCCGGACGGGCAGATTATCAGCAGAGCAGCTGTCTTCAGGGAAGACATGATTCTTACGGATCTCCATACCGGAACAGGTGAGATACGGAAGTTACCGGAGAATCCGCTGGACCAGATCCACGAAGCACTGGTTACGGGCATAAGGGATTATCTTCATAAATGCGGATTCTCAAAGGCTGTGGTGGGATCTTCCGGAGGAATCGATTCTGCCTTGGTACTGGCACTGGCTGCGGAAGCTCTGGGCCCGGACAATGTGATCAGTATCTTCATGCCCGGCCCCTATACGGCAAACGAAAATTTCGACGATACAGGCAGGCTTGCGCAAAATCTGGGGGTTCGCCATGAAATTGTCCCTATTCAGAAAAGCATGGAAGCCATGGCCGAATCCGCACCGGTCTTTCATCTGGAACATCACGGAATTACGGAACAGAACCTGCAGGCCCGCATCCGAGGCACCCTGCTCATGGCCTATGCCAACCATTGCCATGCCATGGCCCTTCCCACGGGGAATAAGGCAGAGATGGCCGTGGGGTACAGCACCCTCTACGGAGACATGAACGGAGCACTGGCTGTGCTGGGAGATGTTTCCAAAACCCGGGTTTGGGCCCTTTCCCGGCGAATCAATGAAAAGTCCGGTCGTGAACTGATTCCGGAACGCATCATTAACAAAGTACCCAGTGCGGAACTCAAACCCGACCAGACGGACCAGGATGACCTGCCACCTTATGAGATTGTGGACGCCATTGTGACCCACCATGTGGAAGACTGTGAGGATGAAACGGCCATTACGGAAAGAGGATACAACAAGGAAGATGTGCAGGACGTGATCTCAAGAATTCGGTACAATGAGTACAAACGCCAGCAGGCAGCACCCGTAATCCGGATCACGACCAAAAGCTTCGGTTACGGCAGACGCTACCCCATGGCCTGCAGGCTGGGCTATGATGCAGTCTGA
- a CDS encoding ABC transporter ATP-binding protein, whose product MLSLANLVVKYGNVEALHGIDMEVAEGEIVSILGANGAGKSTTLMSISGLVKPASGTILFEGTSLHTLPAHKIVEMGIAQVPEGRRVFGTLTVSENLRLGAFTSKDRNRDARIRDWIFSLFPILKERRKQLAGTLSGGEQQMLAIGRALMAHPRLLLLDEPSLGLAPLIIKAIFETIREINRSGVTVVLVEQNAKAALRLARRGYVLEVGRVVLADQADNLLANPDVHSAYLGGGH is encoded by the coding sequence ATGCTGAGCCTTGCGAATCTGGTGGTAAAATATGGTAATGTTGAGGCTCTTCATGGCATTGACATGGAAGTGGCCGAAGGAGAAATCGTCAGTATTCTCGGTGCGAATGGTGCCGGGAAATCCACTACCCTTATGAGTATCAGCGGTCTTGTGAAACCCGCATCCGGAACGATTCTTTTTGAGGGGACTTCCCTTCACACATTGCCAGCCCATAAAATTGTGGAGATGGGTATTGCCCAGGTGCCCGAAGGCAGGCGGGTTTTCGGTACCCTCACGGTTTCAGAGAATTTACGGCTGGGGGCCTTTACCAGTAAAGACAGAAACCGGGATGCCCGGATCAGGGATTGGATTTTTTCTCTTTTTCCCATACTGAAGGAAAGACGCAAGCAGCTCGCAGGCACTCTTTCCGGCGGGGAACAGCAGATGCTGGCAATCGGAAGGGCCCTCATGGCCCATCCCCGGCTCCTTCTTCTGGACGAGCCCTCACTGGGTCTGGCTCCCCTTATCATTAAAGCTATTTTTGAAACCATACGGGAAATTAACAGGAGTGGTGTTACGGTTGTGCTGGTGGAGCAGAATGCCAAGGCCGCACTGCGCCTTGCTCGCAGGGGGTATGTTCTGGAGGTGGGCAGGGTTGTTCTGGCCGATCAGGCAGACAATCTTCTGGCCAACCCGGACGTTCACTCGGCTTATCTGGGCGGGGGCCATTGA